Proteins from one Naumovozyma castellii chromosome 3, complete genome genomic window:
- the CUS1 gene encoding U2 snRNP complex subunit CUS1 (ancestral locus Anc_8.780), with amino-acid sequence MARKSKRGLKKEPTTIDADKIELLKLIDSRANVITTNKNRKSKNKNKISKKETASNNSINKEFLEKQFSSVFKKFETPTEADNNESKSNEQRNLNHIIIEHKKPLNEKPKVELSKNKLRKISKPTLSQLKSSVAYPQLIEWFDCDSTSPYLLTKIKTSKNVVPVPSHWQMKREYLSGRSLLTKKPFELPDIIKQTDIEQMRVTLPSNENMSGAEGDEKEKSLKEMSRARVQPKLGQLDIDYKKLHDIFFKLGSTWKPGILLPFGDMYYENRNLTEETEWKKLVKTKRPGKLSKELRDIMKLQDGQLPPWCVKMQKIGMPPAYPGMKVAGINWDISNLKDGVYGKLTTVAGTKRKTAYFGQIISFDTLESDVEDEGEEEEEEKIFEKTQLIDKKSTEVNTGRNADATTPFGTIEENTGVPREKNTTNTSPKQLYKVLKEREVSATATPSYIITGDSDTNISEKSPIIPQRAREEENEKEKEKEEEEEDIKSFKF; translated from the coding sequence ATGGCTCGGAAATCAAAAAGAGGCTTGAAGAAGGAGCCTACTACAATAGATGCCGACAAAATTGAGCTTTTAAAGCTGATAGACTCAAGAGCTAACGTTATTACCACCAATAAAAACAGGAAATCaaagaataagaataagaTATCTAAAAAGGAGACCGCATCGAACAACTCCATCAATAAAGAGTTCTTGGAAAAGCAATTTTCCTCCGTCTTTAAGAAGTTCGAAACACCGACTGAAgctgataataatgaatcaaaatcaaatgaaCAACGAAATCTAAATCATATCATAATTGAGCATAAAAAACCACTTAATGAAAAACCAAAGGTGGAGCTTTCCAAAAATAAGCTACGTAAGATCTCGAAACCTACTTTATCACAGCTGAAAAGTTCCGTGGCGTATCCACAACTTATTGAATGGTTCGACTGTGATTCTACATCGCCTTATCTTTtaacaaaaataaagacTTCCAAAAATGTGGTCCCTGTACCATCGCATTGGCaaatgaaaagagaatatttATCTGGGAGGTCATTATTGACAAAAAAACCTTTCGAATTGCCCGATATTATAAAACAAACTGATATTGAACAAATGAGAGTAACTTTACCGTCTAATGAAAATATGTCAGGGGCTGAGGGGGATGAGAAGGAgaaatctttgaaagaaatgaGTAGAGCCAGGGTACAACCAAAGTTAGGTCAATTAGATATTGACTATAAAAAGTTACATgatatattctttaaattaGGATCTACTTGGAAACCTGGTATTCTTTTGCCATTTGGGGATATGTATTATGAAAATAGAAATTTAACTGAGGAAACTGAGTGGAAGAAGCTTGTTAAAACCAAAAGACCAGGGAAGCTTTCTAAAGAACTGAGAGACATCATGAAATTGCAAGACGGTCAGCTCCCACCATGGTGTGTAAAAATGCAAAAAATTGGCATGCCACCAGCATATCCTGGTATGAAAGTCGCAGGCATAAATTGGgatatttccaatttaaagGATGGAGTATATGGGAAGCTTACTACAGTGGCAGGAACTAAAAGAAAAACCGCTTATTTTGGCCAGATTATTTCCTTTGATACTTTAGAAAGTGACGTTGAAGATGAAggggaagaagaagaagaggagaaaATCTTTGAGAAAACCCAATTAATAGACAAGAAATCTACTGAGGTTAACACAGGGAGGAATGCCGACGCAACGACCCCATTTGGAAcgattgaagaaaatacaGGTGTGCcaagagaaaagaatacCACCAATACATCACCGAAGCAATTATATAAGGTCTTAAAAGAAAGGGAAGTCTCAGCTACAGCAACTCCTTCATATATAATAACAGGAGATAGTGATACCAACATTTCGGAGAAATCACCGATTATACCACAAAGggcaagagaagaagaaaatgaaaaggaaaaggaaaaggaggaagaggaagaagacATTAAgagtttcaaattttga
- the NCAS0C00720 gene encoding opsin family protein (ancestral locus Anc_8.793) — translation MSSSFSELIKSSGNRALRSNPPHDLDFHITKQGSDWLWAAFSIFALFAVFYICLFFVAEVKGTSLTKYTLASTLLIAMFNSFGYFTYASNLGWAGIQAEFNHLHVDPSITGLSPGVRQIFYAKYCAWFLSWPLLIFMLELTGLSISEEGKLEEFNVFDTIRSVLVQIVGTEFWVVALLVGSLIKSTYKWGYWVFGCVAMLAVQAVFIKRQFVDLRIRGFTMCMELTYLIIVWLYFIAWGLSEGGNKIQPDGESVFYGILDLCIFAVLPSYLCFVTQHYGKVPNMSMKMNMKNPLHIHHNPSDEEEHYEKEAQPDSVRNSGETQVPATEEANEEVQA, via the coding sequence atgagttcatcattttcagaATTAATTAAGAGCTCTGGTAATCGTGCTCTAAGATCAAATCCACCACATGATTTGGATTTCCATATTACTAAACAAGGTTCAGACTGGTTATGGGCAGCTTTCTCAATATTCGCTCTATTCGCAGTCTTCTACATTTGTTTATTCTTCGTTGCTGAAGTCAAGGGTACTTCACTAACTAAATATACATTGGCTTCCACTTTATTAATTGCCATGTTTAACTCTTTCGGTTATTTCACTTATGCTTCTAACTTAGGTTGGGCAGGTATTCAAGCTGAATTTAACCATTTACACGTTGACCCATCTATTACTGGGTTATCTCCAGGTGTAAGACAAATCTTCTATGCTAAATATTGTGCTTGGTTCTTATCCTGGCCTTTATTAATCTTCATGTTGGAATTGACTGGTCTTTCCATTAGTGAAGAGGGtaaattagaagaatttaatgTATTTGATACCATTCGTTCCGTATTGGTTCAAATTGTTGGTACTGAATTTTGGGTCGTCGCATTATTAGTCGGTTCATTAATTAAGTCTACTTATAAATGGGGTTACTGGGTCTTCGGTTGTGTCGCAATGTTAGCCGTGCAAGCTGTTTTCATTAAGAGACAATTCGTTGATTTAAGAATTAGAGGTTTCACCATGTGTATGGAATTGACCTACTTAATCATTGTATGGTTGTACTTCATCGCTTGGGGTTTATCTGAGGGTGGTAATAAGATTCAACCAGATGGTGAATCTGTCTTTTATGGTATCTTAGATCTTTGTATCTTTGCCGTCTTACCATCATACTTATGTTTTGTGACTCAACATTATGGTAAGGTTCCAAATATGTCCATGAAGATGAACATGAAGAACCCATTGCATATTCATCATAACCCTTCCGATGAGGAAGAACATTATGAAAAAGAAGCTCAACCAGATTCAGTAAGAAACTCTGGTGAAACTCAAGTTCCTGCAACTGAGGAAGCTAATGAAGAGGTTCAAGCTTAG
- the COA6 gene encoding Coa6p (ancestral locus Anc_8.795) — MRLPFTHSKQEPANTRTARKLCWDSRDEYFRCLDRIGVLNPNDPTQKSKINANCANEDAKFDENCATSWISYFKEKRVVDFKRARALEEVNRNVENNQQAKGSQE; from the coding sequence ATGCGTCTACCCTTCACTCACTCGAAACAAGAACCGGCGAATACAAGAACAGCAAGGAAGCTGTGCTGGGACTCCCGAGACGAATATTTCCGCTGTTTGGACCGTATAGGCGTTTTGAACCCCAATGATCCCACTCAGAAGAGCAAGATAAATGCAAATTGTGCCAATGAGGATGCTAAATTCGATGAGAATTGCGCGACTAGTTGGATAAGTTATTTCAAGGAGAAGAGGGTGGTGGACTTCAAACGCGCAAGGGCCCTGGAAGAAGTTAATAGAAACGTGGAGAACAACCAACAAGCAAAAGGGAGCCAAGAATGA
- the NCAS0C00770 gene encoding uncharacterized protein: MTSDLRNMTFITINITLFIFALLKGVSADSTQFCTTNWKDNWPSSNSLAVTPHNGLLQLSDEGIGCSNILTDDGKLRFPVQSGETGYAVALGNGSFATGSEADASSGWYIEGAQLYYNNSNVFYVIPTSDSDHSILSRSSFNNTQETQLYVKGTSGNNITSFHPTNGSAVGNITAGGNTTSSSVIPQQSSKNGSPKIVPFFGPLAAILLIL; the protein is encoded by the coding sequence ATGACGAGTGATCTAAGAAATATGACATTTATTACCATTAATATTACGCTTTTCATTTTCGCTTTATTAAAGGGAGTATCAGCAGATTCTACCCAATTCTGTACTacaaattggaaagataACTGGCCTAGCTCCAACTCATTGGCAGTAACTCCTCATAATGGTTTATTGCAACTTTCAGATGAAGGTATTGGCTGCTCCAATATTCTAACGGACGATGGTAAATTGCGTTTTCCAGTTCAAAGTGGGGAGACAGGTTACGCAGTGGCTTTAGGAAACGGTAGTTTTGCTACTGGTTCTGAAGCTGATGCTTCGTCTGGCTGGTATATTGAAGGAGCTCAATTATACTATAACAACAGCAATGTATTTTATGTTATTCCAACATCCGATTCTGACCATTCCATTCTTTCCAGAAGTAGTTTTAATAATACCCAAGAAACCCAATTATATGTGAAAGGTACCTCTGGTAACAATATAACAAGTTTCCATCCTACCAATGGATCCGCAGTTGGTAACATTACTGCAGGTGGAAACACAACCTCCTCCAGCGTCATACCTCAGCAAAGTAGTAAAAATGGATCACCTAAAattgttccatttttcGGTCCTCTTGCCGCAATTTTGCTAATTTtgtag
- the RNT1 gene encoding ribonuclease III (ancestral locus Anc_8.779), producing the protein MALLESGIPVATLNKKASKGKKRKHSSQDEEEVFDPSITKIRDSTVEKKRKKKSKKSKVSKEEHEPDKSDSASKKKKINGHRAEHETDHISKKKKKSKKKEDSANLKGELNHILKTEKNEEHKKNKESGLIQKGTVNENKVKEELTNSSKKVTTKEDKSENELDHVSKKKKTNKNKQALASKEKGEPSKPGFSYKYAESVQIEHAVTKFLESYKTILELSPNLKLYNQAKKIQGALDLPITQAFSRPYLKLGAELKSIGELKKEPFLNEIVNYSSKYNPSKSSPILSRLENDDVDKLSDYSPTLQQNNTELDALNDDDDYGDDYVPAPVTETKNESNSPEEQGIPKMPEIKDPAIRARVFLHSSMLNSKNFLTIRDKVGGTNERLEFLGDSILNTVMTMIIYNKFPHYNEGELSRLRVELVRNDCIKKWSFMYGFDKRLKIGNTFTYDSAHTDKKLIADTFEAYIGGLMEEDPKKNLPKIRKWLQKLAEPVIEKLNKSFEIANATQAQSEDVNAKRLLYSLIGYAALNLHYKTVQSPIGKPSGTTAIVECRIGDGTVLGRGEAQNVKLAGTKAAEDALSKKEMIEFYAQKRAAIPRWVSVNRPQSNTKKNNKNNDVTTQTALKNTNYSNGEGKNLKTSEGNELVRPNNDGASNVKDINLSSKAIKVTSDGRLIFD; encoded by the coding sequence atggCGTTACTTGAAAGTGGGATCCCAGTAGCCACTCTCAACAAGAAGGCTTCCAAAGgtaagaaaagaaaacataGTTCTcaagacgaagaagaagttttTGACCCTTCTATAACAAAAATAAGAGACTCTACCGTTGAGaaaaaaaggaagaagaaaagtaAAAAGTCAAAGGTAAGTAAAGAGGAACATGAGCCAGATAAATCAGATAGTGCCTctaaaaagaagaaaataaacgGACACAGAGCAGAACACGAAACAGACCATATCtctaagaagaaaaagaagagtAAGAAAAAAGAGGACAGTGCAAATCTGAAAGGAGAATTGAATCATATCCTAAAAACggaaaaaaatgaagaacaTAAAAAAAACAAAGAGTCTGGTCTTATTCAAAAAGGGACCGTGAATGAAAACAAAGTGAAAGAAGAACTAACTAACTCTTCAAAAAAGGTAACTACAAAGGAAGACAAATCAGAAAATGAACTAGACCATGTTtccaaaaagaagaagaccAATAAGAACAAACAAGCATTAGCTAGCAAGGAAAAGGGCGAGCCATCAAAACCAGGGTTTTCTTATAAATATGCTGAATCTGTTCAAATTGAGCATGCTGTCACAAAGTTTTTGGAATCATATAAGACGATTCTGGAATTATCGCCTAATTTAAAGCTTTATAATCaagcaaagaaaatacAAGGTGCATTAGATTTACCAATCACGCAGGCCTTCTCAAGACCATATCTGAAATTAGGAGCTGAATTAAAGTCGATAGGGGAACTAAAAAAAGAACCCTTTTTAAATGAGATTGTTAATTATAGTTCAAAATACAACCCGTCAAAGTCATCTCCGATCCTAAGTAGAttagaaaatgatgatgttgataAATTGTCTGATTACTCTCCTACACtccaacaaaataatacaGAACTGGACGCACTCaatgacgatgacgatTACGGGGATGATTACGTTCCAGCACCTGTTACTGAAACCAAGAATGAGTCAAATTCACCTGAGGAACAAGGCATACCAAAAATGcctgaaattaaagatcCTGCTATAAGGGCAAGGGTATTTCTTCATAGTTCTATGCTTAACAGtaaaaatttcttaacaATAAGAGATAAAGTTGGTGGTACCAACGAACGGTTAGAATTTTTAGGTGATTCTATTCTTAACACGGTAATGACTATGATCATATACAACAAATTTCCTCATTATAATGAAGGAGAATTATCACGATTAAGAGTGGAATTAGTAAGAAACGATTGCATAAAAAAATGGTCTTTCATGTACGGATTTGACAAAAGGTTGAAAATTGGTAATACATTCACTTATGACAGTGCTCACACAgataaaaaattgattgCAGACACCTTTGAGGCATATATTGGTGGTTTAATGGAGGAGgatccaaagaaaaatttaccaaagaTCAGAAAGTGGCTACAAAAACTAGCTGAACCAGTTATCGAGAAACTGAACAAATCATTCGAGATCGCCAACGCGACGCAAGCCCAGAGTGAAGATGTTAACGCAAAACGATTATTATACTCATTGATAGGCTACGCCGCCCTCAACCTACATTATAAAACAGTACAATCGCCAATAGGCAAACCTAGTGGTACCACCGCCATTGTGGAATGTAGGATAGGTGATGGCACAGTCCTTGGAAGGGGTGAAGCACAAAATGTGAAATTAGCAGGTACAAAAGCAGCTGAAGATGCTTTGAGCAAAAAGGAAATGATTGAATTTTATGCCCAAAAACGTGCAGCAATTCCGAGATGGGTATCTGTTAACAGACCACAGTCGAAtaccaaaaaaaataataagaataatgatGTTACTACTCAGACAGCACTTAAGAATACAAACTACTCAAATGGGGAGGGCAAAAACCTCAAAACTTCAGAGGGGAATGAGTTGGTCAGACCAAACAATGACGGAGCAAGTAACGTGAAGGAcataaatttatcatcaaaGGCGATCAAAGTAACCTCAGATGGTCGTCTGATATTTgattaa
- the YHM2 gene encoding Yhm2p (ancestral locus Anc_8.784) — MSSTAVQPQSPKKRSINFSNIILGATINMAEVTSLGQPLEVVKTTMAANRNLNFVNSMKYVWSRGGIVGFYQGLIPWAWIEASTKGAVLLFVSAESEYRFKLLGMGNFTSGILGGVLGGVTQSYLTMGFCTCMKTVEITRLKSASAGAPVQSSWNVFRSIYAKEGLRGIYKGVNAVAIRQMTNWGSRFGFSRLVEDWVRKATGKTKPEDRLNAWEKIGATAVGGGLSAWNQPIEVIRVEMQSKKEDPNRPKNLTVAKTFKYIMKTNGVKGLYRGVTPRIGLGIWQTVFMVGFGDMAKDFVAKMTGEAPTAKH, encoded by the coding sequence atgtcaTCAACAGCTGTACAACCGCAATCACcaaagaaaagatcaaTCAACTTTTCCAACATCATCCTTGGTGCCACCATCAACATGGCCGAGGTCACCTCATTGGGTCAACCATTAGAGGTCGTCAAGACTACAATGGCTGCCAAcagaaatttgaatttcgTCAATTCCATGAAGTACGTATGGTCTCGTGGTGGTATCGTTGGTTTCTATCAAGGTTTAATTCCATGGGCTTGGATTGAAGCATCAACTAAAGGTGCCGTCTTGCTTTTCGTTTCTGCTGAATCTGAATACAGATTTAAATTATTGGGAATGGGTAATTTCACTTCTGGTATACTGGGAGGTGTCCTTGGTGGTGTCACACAATCTTATTTGACTATGGGGTTCTGTACATGTATGAAGACTGTGGAAATTACTAGATTGAAATCTGCCAGCGCTGGTGCTCCCGTTCAATCATCTTGGAATGTATTCAGATCAATTTATGCTAAGGAAGGTTTGAGAGGTATCTATAAAGGTGTTAACGCCGTTGCCATTAGACAAATGACTAACTGGGGGTCTCGTTTCGGGTTTTCAAGATTAGTGGAAGATTGGGTAAGAAAGGCTACGGGAAAGACTAAGCCTGAAGATAGATTAAATGCATGGGAAAAGATTGGTGCTACCGCTGTAGGTGGTGGGTTGAGTGCCTGGAATCAACCTATTGAAGTTATTAGAGTAGAAATGCAATCAAAGAAGGAGGATCCAAATAGACCAAAGAATCTTACTGTGGCTAAGAcatttaaatatataatgaagACCAATGGTGTCAAGGGTCTGTATCGTGGTGTCACTCCAAGAATTGGGTTGGGTATCTGGCAAACGGTGTTTATGGTCGGATTTGGTGATATGGCAAAGGATTTTGTCGCCAAAATGACTGGTGAAGCTCCAACCGCTAAACACTAA
- the ZRC1 gene encoding Zn(2+) transporter ZRC1 (ancestral locus Anc_8.792), which yields MISGKELRLVSLLTLDSVFFFLEITIGYMSHSLALIADSFHMLNDIFSLLVALWAVKVAKERNPDSKYTYGWKRAEILGALVNAVFLIALCFSIFIEALQRLLQPQEIQNPKLVMYVGFAGLISNFVGIILFHDHGHSHGALDEHEHPTDLETGHTHSHAESLDPLEEEGETSAPCSVSDMNDSNESVTNIMPDRVVNRMSVSLESAQTPLLKKKKAKPKASHGSLNMHGVFLHVMGDALGNIGVIAAALFIWKTDYSWRFYSDPLVSLVITVIIFSSALPLSRKASRILLQATPSTISADELEKEILKIPGVVAVHDFHIWNLNESIYIASIHVEVDLTPENYMDSARLIRNIFHNFGIHSATVQPEFVSGNVGPEIRRRFSMIAGGSNEFQPPSLPTTSKSSNNASSTPVYGTTCDSQT from the coding sequence atgATATCAGGGAAAGAGCTGAGATTGGTTTCTCTACTGACGCTAGATTCTgtgttcttcttcttagaAATAACCATCGGTTACATGTCACATTCATTAGCCCTTATTGCAGATTCGTTCCATATGttaaatgatattttctctttattGGTGGCCTTATGGGCTGTTAAAGTTGCTAAGGAACGTAATCCAGATTCTAAATATACATACGGCTGGAAAAGAGCTGAAATTCTGGGTGCTTTAGTTAATGCCGTTTTTTTGATCGCATTATgtttttccatttttattGAAGCACTTCAAAGACTACTTCAACctcaagaaattcaaaatccCAAATTGGTTATGTATGTTGGGTTTGCCGGTTTGATATCTAATTTTGTCGGTATTATATTATTCCATGATCATGGTCACTCCCACGGTGCACTTGATGAACATGAACATCCTACCGATTTAGAAACTGGACATACACATTCACATGCCGAATCGCTAGACCcattggaagaagaaggtgaaaCAAGCGCACCCTGCTCTGTGTCAGATATGAACGATTCAAATGAAAGTGTCACAAATATAATGCCAGATAGAGTTGTCAATAGAATGAGTGTCAGTTTGGAGTCCGCACAAACTCcacttttgaagaagaagaaggcaAAACCAAAAGCATCTCATGGATCTTTGAATATGCATGGTGTCTTCCTTCATGTTATGGGTGACGCTTTGGGTAATATTGGTGTTATCGCTGCTGCATTATTTATCTGGAAGACAGATTACTCATGGAGATTCTATTCAGATCCCTTGGTTTCACTTGTAATTACGGTCAttatcttttcttcagcACTCCCATTGTCACGTAAGGCTTCAAGAATATTGTTGCAAGCCACTCCTTCTACGATTTCAGCtgatgaattagaaaaagaaatattaaaaattcCAGGTGTTGTTGCTGTCCATGATTTCCATATTTGGAACCTGAACGAATCTATTTATATTGCATCAATTCATGTTGAGGTAGATCTAACACCAGAAAACTACATGGATTCTGCAAGATTGATTAGAAATATCTTCCATAATTTTGGTATTCATTCTGCTACAGTTCAACCTGAATTTGTCTCAGGAAATGTTGGCCCagaaattagaagaagattctCCATGATTGCAGGTGGTTCTAATGAATTTCAACCACCCAGCCTCCCAACTACCAGCAAGAGTTCAAACAATGCTTCTTCAACTCCTGTTTATGGAACGACTTGCGACTCCCAGACATAA
- the RPL20A gene encoding 60S ribosomal protein eL20 (ancestral locus Anc_8.789) has protein sequence MRIFAKNEVVAKSRYWYFLQKLHKVKKASGEVVSINQIHEAHPTKVKNFGVWVRYDSRSGTHNMYKEIRDVTRVAAVETLYQDMAARHRTRFRSIHILKVAEIEKTADVKRQYVKQFLTKDLKFPLPHRVQKSTKTFSYKRPSTFY, from the coding sequence ATGAGAATCTTTGCCAAGAATGAAGTTGTTGCCAAGTCTCGTTACTGGTACTTCTTGCAAAAGTTGCACAAGGTTAAGAAGGCTTCCGGTGAAGTTGTTTCCATTAACCAAATTCACGAAGCTCACCCAACCAAGGTTAAGAACTTCGGTGTTTGGGTTAGATACGATTCTAGATCCGGTACCCATAACATGTACAAGGAAATCAGAGACGTCACCAGAGTTGCTGCCGTTGAAACTTTGTACCAAGATATGGCTGCTAGACACAGAACTAGATTCAGATCTATTCACATCTTAAAGGTtgctgaaattgaaaagactGCTGATGTCAAGAGACAATACGTTAAGCAATTCTTGACCAAGGATTTGAAGTTCCCATTACCACACAGAGTCCAAAAGTCTACCAAGACTTTCTCTTACAAGAGACCATCTACTTTCTACTAA